tcaattcttatttatttatagacaataaacatttatcatGATTTGTGATATacgatttataaatataatctaACAATAAATATCAGTTGCAATTTTAAggagatttttgaaaattttttattcgataAAAATATCATTAGAATTTTTTCGGATTTTGAACCGCGATTTAGCACCCTGTGCAAAATATCtagatattttaaattgaatagaaGCTAAATGTGAAATGGACCTgaaatgaacttgaactgaacttgaactgaattagtactgaactagaactgaagatgaactgaactagaactgaactagaactgaactagaactgaactagaactgaactagaactgaactaaaactgaacttgaactgaactagaactgaactagaactgaacNNNNNNNNNNNNNNNNNNNNNNNNNNNNNNNNNNNNNNNNNNNNNNNNNNNNNNNNNNNNNNNNNNNNNNNNNNNNNNNNNNNNNNNNNNNNNNNNNNNNgcagcaagaatattttttataaaacttgacttcaatttccgtgctctgtttttggcctcaaaatttttagcagcgttcctgtcaggaactttttgagccttgtatgttttaaacctgcattaactttaacttttcataccaaatagtccgagcactgagctaaccgagctgctttcctaccggatgtgttgggagctcttttgaaaatgcgttctattttttggctttagaaacatcatgtggaccattccttctacctgaaccaggttttctatcaactgacaagttctcccggtactgtttaataacattggaaactttttgtaagaccaagttgggtttagttgaaaatatttaataatttcagtacgcacttttttctggtcactcattttaatcagattaacaaaaaaattaatataattgacattacacataataactgacatgttttgcaaaggtaacttgatcaaaaaaaaaaatcaaataatactttggttgaaaaatgtaatgaaaaacgtgtgttaagaatttttcgatctcactacttagatagatggatagatagatagatagatagatagatagatagatagatagatagatagatagatagatagatagatagatagatagatagatagatagatagatagatagatagatagatagatagatagatagatagatagatagatagatagatagatagatagatgttaAGGCAACCCTCTGCACTGTTCTTGTTCTTGATAACATTCCGTTGATACTGTTCTGTGCCATTAGCTCTTTCTCATGAATGATTACTACTACGATTCGGGTCATGCTATCACGTGCTCTATTTCTGGTGGGTTCATTACTACTAGCGTCTGAATGTCTAACTTTATCTATGTAAAACGTTCCTTCTTAGCCAGCTACTCATGGCTCAGACACTTTTAGAACCAAATCTTCACTGACATCTCTATCCGGTGTCTGCAAAACATTCAGAATACAAATGTCTGTCATCTCTTGGCGAAATATCAATCCATTTGAATATAAAACTGCTCTGGTTATCTTGTAATTAAGGAGCGCCTGGAAATCATATAATGGTCTTAAGGAGGAATTCGGCACTTTACCTAGAGAAACTCGCTCATTATGTAAATCTCTTACATCTGCTCAGATCAGAAGGTCATATGTCCTCTCTAGGACGATTTTAGGTCGCTAAACATACTACAGCTCTCGAAACTACTATAAGTCTATGTTTGGTGGTAGCCAGCCATTTTTACAAGGATAGAGTGCTTTATGTCACAATAATTaccaagaaaaatttttttaacgtttCCTGAATTGTTTTAACCTAACCCAATTGGTTCTGCTCAAAACAATAACATATTTGAAAAGTATGACCTTCGATATTAGTCAAACCTCTCTACCACTTTAAAATAGCcacttttttttggattttttcaaaatgttcttttattcAACGATCGCTCAATATGAACTTCATCCAAAATGTTCTCCTATTCAACAATCGCTTAGTATAAActtattcgtttttttaatgATGTTTCTCCTCGAAAGCAGGATGAGAACGCAAATATTCCAAAGCCTTAACAATTTCAGCTGGTACAGGGGGAGGTGTAGGCAAAACATTACTGCTGGGTTGATAACCATTTTCATCAGCAACATATTCAACCTTGATGTGTTCACCTTCAGGAGAGGTGTATTCATAATGACCATGGATATTGCCGTGTTCATCACCACTGGCACCGGTGTTAATGCTATTAGAAGTTTCTAAATGGTATTCGAAACCATCGGGACGAACATCAGAATCCAAAACCTTAACTTCAGCATGAACCTCATCGGATTCAGCATAGGCACAGGCCAAGAGGGCAGCAATAAGCAACTGCAattcaaaaagaaattattagaaataGAAGTGAATATCCTTTTTTCTTAAGCTCCCAAAAAACTTACATATTTGAACATGTTGTAGATGTTTGGTGTTTATTCCAATTGATGCTAAATTCTGATAAATTGAAgctatttattcaaaattgttcCTTTGGTGTTTAAAAGAAGAgcaacatttttatgaaaattaagccagttttaattagtttaatgaatatacattttttattaataatttttaataactttctaAACCAgtacttaatataaaatatttcgattatttctttatattattatattttatttatatgtttaaaatattgacatatatttttattattgctaaaacttttaatattttatttaacatttcaaaaaaattattttacaacatatatatttttttgttaatatgatttttaacgtatttgactttattttatatttgttagcAATTATCTACTCAAGTGtaagtttaagtattttttacataatattttcgtgcaataaaagtaaatatttgtacaGTTTGTAGCTGTTATGAAATGAATTCATATTATGAAGATACATACTAGAATGTAACAGTTTCGTGTATAAATTTATGCATTTCCAAGTAAACTTGCATTTTTTAAAGAGGAAAAAACAGTGCATAAGTTTTTTTCTATCTTTAAATATGCTTATTAACgttattataacatttaaagTAGAATCTTTTATATAAGTTATAATTCTAGTTaatttcttgttcagttttagttcagttctagtttagttctagttcagttctagttcagttctagttcagttctagttcagttctagttcagttctagtttagttctagttcagttctagttcagttttagttcagttctagttctagttcagttctagttcagttcttgttcagttctagttcagttctagttcagttctagttcagttctagttcagttctaattcatttctagttcagttctagttcagttcttgttcagttctagttcagttctagttcagttctagttcagttctagttcagttctagttcagttccagttcagttctagttcNNNNNNNNNNNNNNNNNNNNNNNNNNNNNNNNNNNNNNNNNNNNNNNNNNNNNNNNNNNNNNNNNNNNNNNNNNNNNNNNNNNNNNNNNNNNNNNNNNNNtagaactgaactagaactgaacttgaactgaacttgaactgaactagaactgaactagaactgaactagaactgaactagaactgaactagaactgaactagaactaactacaactgaactagaactgaactagaactgaactagaactgaacttgaactgaacatgaactgaactagaactgagctagaactgaactagaaatgaactagaacagaacttttaaatatttcccaAACCATTTATCTGCCCTTTACCTCAGGCTTATTTATTTCAACTCCATCATTAACTTATTCATTCCCATGGAATAACATTACAAACTGACTTTGTATATCTATTTTcctaatgatttatttaaataatatttttccatatctcttctttttgcattttttcatGTGTTTTCTTACAGATTTATTCAAATTCAGCAAGTaaagtaaaaatgtattttctacGTTTGAATACCAAACGCAGGAGAGTTGATTATCTTCATAACCATCTTCAACAACAACAGGAATTTTTGTCATCGTCATACTGCTCGCCCTCCTCTCTCTCCTCTTCTTGCAAAAAGATATAAACTTAATAATGGATTTTTATTTGGAATAAAGTAAATCatgtataaacatttatttaaattttgaatttttataactcTTAATATTTCCTTATTTACGTCAGAAAGAAGGGAATATGAAATGATATTGAAATGTTTTGCTTTCTACTTACTTGTGCACATGTCaatgtaaattttcaaataaatgtcgaaatttcttaaataaatattatctttttgtattaaagtgaaaattttgttttattttttttttgtttctcctaaattattgcttattttattattgacctttaagagtttttgttttgtaatttttctataaattttcattataatattgttgtttttcatttcgtttaattttcataattgttaacattttttttttttggaaaaggtaagaaattaaatatgaaatctatttttataatgctgaaaaaaataattttcctcaGAAACCCTCTAACACAATTgtgtttatacaaataaatatttattaatattttattaaaggttGCAAGTTGttagattaaataaaatattttaatgaataaatattttaaatttcaaatatttttttataa
The window above is part of the Lucilia cuprina isolate Lc7/37 chromosome 6, ASM2204524v1, whole genome shotgun sequence genome. Proteins encoded here:
- the LOC111683696 gene encoding larval cuticle protein 2-like, yielding MFKYLLIAALLACAYAESDEVHAEVKVLDSDVRPDGFEYHLETSNSINTGASGDEHGNIHGHYEYTSPEGEHIKVEYVADENGYQPSSNVLPTPPPVPAEIVKALEYLRSHPAFEEKHH